The sequence AAATTCTCCTTGTACATGAGGTCGAGCTCGTCCTCCATGCGGCAGATGGACAACGCCCCGGACAGATTGGCCTTTTGCAGGACAGGGAGGATCTCGCTGACCGTTTCGTGGATTTTGAGAAAACTGTCCTTGTAATCGAAATTTTCCAGAAACCTGTGCGTGGTGAGGTAGCCCATCTGCTTGGCTATGTTCACGCAATAATCGCCGATACGCTCCAGATTGATGGTGATGATGTGCACGGCGCGCAGATACTTCATTTGATCCTGACCGAGCCGGGTCTGATTGAGCGTCGTGAAGCATTTGTTTTCAATGACGTTCTTCAGATTGTCTATGTAATCGTCCTTGCTGAATATCTTGTCATAGGTGGAGGGCGTCGGCTCCAGCAGAAATTCGAACGTGGCCTTGATCTGGTTTTGAACTTCCATGATCAGGAACCGGAAATTCTCATCGAGCCCTTCAAAACTTTTGAGCATGGCGTGTCCTAGGAGGTGATGGAAATTGTGCCGGACGCCGGGGATTCATCGCTTTTGTCTTTCCAGCCGACCTTGATGGCCAGCTTGTTCTCCGAGCCCTTCTTCTTCACCGACACCTCGAATTTCATGTACCCGCCCGGATGCAGGCAGATTTCAGACCCCTCGGATTTGAGCACGATCCGCCCCTCGGCAAATCCATCCTGCAAGGCCTGCAGATATTTCTGGATGGTCCGGCTGTCCTGTACGGACTCGAATTCGAATTTATCGTCTTGAGACATGAGTATTCCTTTTTTTCAGCCCAGCAGGCGTTCGCGATATTCGCGGATGACGATTTCCCGGCTCATGCCCGAAAGGATGAGCCGCTTGGAGATCTCCAGGTCATCCCAGGCCGGTTGATAGCCAATCTCCCGATTCGCCTTTTCCACATTTTGCGACGTGATGGTTTTGACTTTCTCACCCATGTGGGTGTCGTCGCCCATGAAGACCAGTTTGCGGCGTGTGGACGGACCCGCGCAGGCATTGGCCCGGCCCACGGCCGCAATCAGAAAATCCGTGTAACGCTGCGACTGGGGGTTCCAGACCTCGTACCCGTCGACGTCGTAGTCGGCCAGCAGGATGGGCCAGAACTGCTCCGGGTGGGGGATGATGATTCCTCCGCCAAGAGCCCGGGCTTCCTCGATGACCTCGGAAGTGCGATAGAAATAGCGCAGGGAAAAGTGGGTTTTGACAATGGCCTTGACCGCCGACAGATAGGTCTGGATACGGTCGATGAGTTCGCCGTCATAGAACGGACGCAGGGCGTCGAAATAGTTGCGCAGCAGCTTGTTCTTGAGAGCGTCCGGGGACAGGCCGGCGTGTCTGTCCTCGACCATGCGCCGCACCTTGGTCACATGGTGCCGCACGAATTCGACCAGATCCAGATCCGCCCCGGTCTCCCGCGCAGCCTGTTCGATGCGGTCTTCCAGCGGAGCGGTGATGGCGTGCATGAAATCGAAAAGCTGCGACGCCCGGTAGGTCTGGGTATGGCGAAGCATGGCGCGCAACGTATGGGCGTGCTCCAGGCGGGATGTCTGGAAATGGAGCAGCAACTGCACCTTCTGGTTGAAGCCGTGGGAGTAGCAGTCCACCTCCACGCCGCTGAAATTTCCGTACTCCAGGATCTCGTTGTGCTGGGTCGGGATGATCAAATTCTCGGTCATGCCTGGGAACATGTTGTGAACGCGTTGCGTAATGACCGGCATGGGCACGAATTCCGGATGCCAGTGTACGGCCATGACGCTTTGCTGGTCGGGGAGGACACGCTGCGGGGAGGCCAGCGCCGCCAACGTTTCTTCGCTGAGATTCGTGCTGGTCACGGATTCGAACACGGCGAGATCCCGCTCGTTGATAGCCGGATCCCAGGCCGCGGGATTCATTGGGTCGGATGAACGCATTGGCAAAACCTATTTGTAGCGGTCGTGGCAGGATTTCTTGGCCTGGGCCAGTTCTTCGACCACCGCGGCCGTTGCGGCCTGGTCCTCGTGGTCGAAGGACGCGCGCAGACGCTCGCAAATTTCCGCATACGCAGGATAAAAGTCGTCACCGTATCCATGATACGAAATCATCTTTTCGGAATCCGAGAGGAAAACCGAGACTATTTCACGCGAAGGCATCTCGCCGCGGGCAACGCTTTCACGGATGGCCTTGAAATAGATCTGCATCCTCTTCTTGAGCTTCGAATAACTCTCGCACACGACGCCCGACCCGCACGGATCGTCGGCTCCGCAGACTTTCAGGCCCTTGCCCGTGAATTTCACTTCCAGCGCATCGTCCTGTCCCAGATCAACCTTGACCTTGAACTTGACCAGTTCCGCAAGGCTGATCCCGTATTCGCTTAGGTCATCGGACTCCTGCTCCAGGGTATCCGCCAATTTGCGCAACAGGTCCGCGGCTTCGGCGCGTGAGAGCAGCCAATTGTGTTTCAGTTTCGATGCCATGCAATCTTCCTTGGTGAAAAGTAATATGGAAATGCTGATTTTCTCTGTTAACAGGGCCGCAAAGTCAATTCTCTTACTGTGACATTTGCGTCACAGTTCCGTGACAGACTACTCCTGGACCAACATGATTCCAAAATATTTATGAAATTGCCATGCAAGCGTAACAGTAATGACGCCAGCGCGGGATAGCGTGCGCAAACCACAAAGAGGTATGCACATGATCACACAACGCAAAGCGGACATGCATGTCCATTCCAAATTTTCCAGCAGACCATCGCAATGGATTTTGCAAAAACTTGGCTGTCCGGAAAGCTTCACGGAACCCGCATTCATTTATGAACAGGCCAAAGCGGCGGGCATGGATTTTGTCACCATCACCGATCACAACGTCATCGATGGAGGACTGCGCATTGCCCACCTGCCGGGAGTTTTTTTAAGCGAGGAGGTGACCACCTACTTCCCGGAGGACCGCTGCAAGCTGCATGTCCTGGTCTACGGCATCACCGAGACGCAGCACGGGGAAATTCAGCGCCTGCGCGAAAATGTCTATGATCTGTGCGGCTACCTGCGCAGGGAAGGTTTGGTGCATGCGCTGGCCCATCCTCTGTTCGCGGTCAACGACAAGCTCGGCATCGACCATTTCGAACAGAGCCTGCTCCTCTTTGACGTCTTTGAATTGAACGGCTGTCGTGACGAAATGCAGAACACGGTCCTACGGTCGATCCTGGCGGATCTGGACCGGATCACGATGGAAATCCTGGCCGATCGGCACGGACTGGAACCGCTGGGGTGCACGCCCTGGAAAAAAGGATTGATCGGGGGCTCCGACGACCATTCCAGCCTCAACATCGCAAGCATGCACACCCTGGCCGAAGCGAACGGTCTGGATGATTTTCTCGGTGCGGTGCGCGGTGGGCGGGCGCTGCCGTCCGGTCGCGCGGCCACCGGACATGCCCTGGCGCGAAATCTCTACGCCATAGCCTACCAATTCTACCGCGCCAGGACCAAACGTTCGCGCTCCAAAATGCTCTGCATGCAGTTCGCCGACCACATGCTCGGTGCCGGTGAAACGTCCGGAGACGGCATTCTGGCCCGCCTGCACGCGGCCATCGGCACGCGCAAAAGCAGCACCTATCTGCGCCTGGCCGACGCCGACGGGATCAAGGCCGCACTCTTGAAAGAGGTGACCCGCATCATCGAGAACGACCCCACATTCACGGCCATCGC is a genomic window of Desulfomicrobium baculatum DSM 4028 containing:
- a CDS encoding GAK system XXXCH domain-containing protein codes for the protein MASKLKHNWLLSRAEAADLLRKLADTLEQESDDLSEYGISLAELVKFKVKVDLGQDDALEVKFTGKGLKVCGADDPCGSGVVCESYSKLKKRMQIYFKAIRESVARGEMPSREIVSVFLSDSEKMISYHGYGDDFYPAYAEICERLRASFDHEDQAATAAVVEELAQAKKSCHDRYK
- a CDS encoding amphi-Trp domain-containing protein; the protein is MSQDDKFEFESVQDSRTIQKYLQALQDGFAEGRIVLKSEGSEICLHPGGYMKFEVSVKKKGSENKLAIKVGWKDKSDESPASGTISITS